Genomic DNA from Roseburia intestinalis L1-82:
TGGTTTGGGCGGCTGAAAGATGCCGCCCTTTCCTTTATGGAGGTAACAATGAGAAACCTTAAAACTATTGAAAAGAAAGTCAGGGCTGTTCTGGAAAAGAATGAAGATGCCAGAAATGACGATATGGTGCTGTATCTTGCACTTTGTAATGCCTGTCTGAAGGATGCAGGGGCAATGCCGCTTGCGGAGATAATGACGCAGCACAAATATCTCGGTCTGCCGAGCTTTGAGAGCGTCAGCAGGACACGCCGCAAGCTGCAGGCACGGTATCCAGAGCTTGCAGGGAGCCGCCCTGTTCAGAAAATGAGAGCCACGGGCGAGAAAGCTTATCGGCGTTATGCCAAAGAATAGAGAGGTGCTTATGGACGAAGAAAAACGCTCTAATCAGAACTATGAAATCATCGAGAGCTGTACTATCGGGAGTACAGAGCTTGTCATCGGTCACAATCCCAACGCACCCAATCCTTATGTGTGTTGGTACTGCAAGGGCGGCTCAAATTATTTCTGGGGTTATTACACGAATGAGCTTGATGCTGCACGGCAAAAGCTGAATGAACGATACCAGTCAGAGTGCCGTATGCCCTATAATCAGCCTGCCCAGAAGCAGAAAAACGGTGATGACCGTGAGCGATAAAATAAAATATGACTGCACGACCTGTCCTTATCCCCGATATAAGGACGGGTCAGTTATTTTCTGCGATGTCTGTATCCGCAAGATTTTGGACGAGCAGAAAGAGAAAAAGGAAAGAAAGGAGCAGCCGAATGAGTAATGAAATAAAGACAAGACCTTTAACCCCGACAGAACAGCAATACACCTATGCCCAAAGTATGCAGCTTGAGGGGCAGACAGGCACTATCGGGCATCTGCGTGGTGACTTTGCCACAACGGGCTATGGCTTTTACACCACTTGGTTTGATACCAGACCCCAATGGAAATCTGACGAATTTAAGGCAGACCTTGATACGGTCATCAATGCTTTACGGGAGGATAAAGGGCTTTTGCATAACCGCTATGATATGAGTGCGTTTGCAAGGCATTTTCCAGAAAGTGCGATAAAGGGCAACTATTGCACTGAGTACGGTTTCCGTGTAGATACGGAGAAACACGCTTTTCTGCTTCGGTGCAATCCCACCAAAGGCGACTATAATTTTTACTGCTATTGTTATGTGAAGGAATGGCTTGATAAGCATATCCAGAAAGCGGAACAAGGTATCCGCTTTATTGACCCTCAATATAAAGAACTGTTTCGTATCCCAGACGGCGGAAAGGTCATTGTCACGACCTCTTGGGGGGAGAAACGGGAGTATCCCTGCCGCTTTATTGATGAATACCATACCGAAGTCGGCAGCAATCTGTACCACATCTGCGAGTTTGCCGAGCGTATGCAGAAAAACGGGGCGACCTATGAGCCGAAACCTGCGGAACAAACGCCGCAGAAAACACCGAAGCACAAGGATTTAGAACGATAAGGAGGATTTAGAATATGGCTGTTAATCAGAAAGCCGTCAAGGTCTTGAATAAGGTCTTGGAAGCAGGCTTTACCGATGAAAAAGCGATTGCCGCTATGACTATGGACGATATTCTTTCTATGCAGGGCATCACGGTTGCGGATATTACTCTCATCAATGACCTGCAAAAGAGCATTAAATCGAACAAGGTCATTTCTTTTCTTGGCGGTGGTGCGGAGTGAGCAAACAGGAATATTTGAAACAAAAACGATAAGGAGGTGTAGGTTGAATGGCTGCGAAGTATCAGCTAATCACAGAGCTGTATCGGCGTACAGGCGTTGCGGTTGCAAAAAATCCGCAGGCGTGGCAGGGCTTTCTGTCCTCTGCCTGCCGCAACTATAAATGCCGTTTTGACGAACAGCTTTTAATATACGCCCAACGCCCCGATGCTGTCGCCGTTGCGAAGCTCGAAACTTGGAACAGACAGTTTAGGCGTTGGGTCAATAAGGACAGCAAGGGTATTGCCGTATTTGACCCGAAAGGTCGCAGGAATACGCTGAAATACTATTTTGATGTGTCCGACACCCACGAGGGCTATTATGGCAGCCGCCCTGTTCCGATATGGCAGATGGATGAGCGATACGAGCAGGCTGTTATGGAAAGGCTCTCGGACAGGTTTGGAGATGTGGAAAGCACTGACCTTGCTTCAGCCTTAATGGAAACGGCAAAGAACGCCGTGGAGGACAATCTGCAAGACTATTTTTCTCAGTTAAAGGACTGCACGAAAGACAGCTTTTTGGAAGAACTGGATGACTTTAATATAGAAGTCATTTACAGGCGGCTGGCAGCAAACAGCGTTGCTTTTATGCTGATCAGCCGCTGCGGTCTGGATATGAATGAGTTTTTTGACCGTGATGATTTTGCGGATATTGTAAATTTCAATACCCCTGCAACGATAAACGCCATCGGCATTGCCACGAGCGATATTGCGGAAATGGCGTTACGGGAAATCTCACAGTCTATCCGAAATGTGCAAATGGCGGAAAAAGACCAGAATCGCACCTTTGCACAAAGAACGCAGGCTCAGTATGATAAAGACAGACAACAACCCGAAAGGAGCGAATACAATGAGCGAAATCACTTACAGCAGACAGGGGGATTATCTTATTCCCGACCTAACATTACCGACAGAGCCAGAGCTTCCGCTTGGCAGGTACGCTTTGATGCACAGGGATTATCTGGAGAAGCACAAGCGAGTGACCTATCTCAATCTGCTGACATCGGGCAGGCTGAACGGGCATCTGCACGAGGTAGAGCAGACAGCACTCCAGAGGTTGGAGCTTCTGACGAAGCAGCTCTCAGCCGAGCAGGGCGTGACAGAGGAACTGAAAGAGAAAGCACCGATGCAGTGGGTCGGACTGATGAACAACATCCGCAGTCAAGCGGAGGAAGTGATACTGACCGAACTGATTTACAAGTAAGCGTTGCCAAAGAGGATGAGGTTAGGGTCAATCTTCCAACCGTAGATGAACAAATCGAAATGATAGCCGAAGCAGAGGACGAAAATGCCTCTGCTTTTACTATTTCCAAAGAAGATATTGACTCCGTGCTTCAGAAAGGCAGTGGCGTTGCGGACGGAAAATACCGTATCTACCGCCAATTCCAAAAGGGCGAGGACAGACAGAAAAATATTGAGTTCCTTAAAAATGAGTATGGAACGGGCGGCGGTACGCACATCTTCCCCGATGGTTTCAGCGGTCATTCTTGGCATGACAGCAAAGGTCTTGCCATTGACCGAAACGGCACTTATACCAATCACGACCTTGTGTTGAAATGGTCACAGGTTGAAAAGCGTCTGCGTGAGATGATTAAGGATAACCGCTATCTCAATCCGAAAGAAAAAGACCATTATGCCGATTATCTGGAGAGCATGTCAGCTCCCCAATATGAGATTGACACCCAGAGGAAAATAGCAAGGCAGCGTTTTATTGACGCCCACCGTGACCTGCCGCCTGCCGACAAACGGGATACCCTTGCTTTGCGGCTATCTGACTTTATCCGTGACTTGGACAGGTACGAAAAAGACCTGTTATCTGTTGTGGAACGAAGCGACCTTGCAGATGTGACCGCCGAGCAAATGGAACAGCATCTGTCCGACCCCTCAACTGTTCAACAGCTCATAGACTTTCTTGCACAGGTACAATGGAAAACGACCTCAGTTTTCAGCCGTAGTAATGGGTGGAAGTTTACCGAGGAATTAAGGGAGCTGCACCCACTCCGCTACCTCTACAATGAGGGCGATGTGGTGTATATCGGTACGGATAAATATGAGATTGCAACACTTACCGAGGAAAAGGTCTATCTGCAAAATGCCGAGTTCCCTATCTTGGGGCAGGAATACAGCCGAGCCGACTTTGAAGAAAAGCTAACGGAAAATCCTGCAAATGACCACCTGAAAGTGGTCGTAACCGAGAAACAGAGGACAGAAACACCGTCCGAGAAAAAGCAGGACGGAATACAGTTTTCTATCGGTTTTTCCGAACACCCTGCCTTTTATGACAGACAGCTTAATGACTGCTATACGGATTTGAGCTTTGCGCTGGGTAATAAGCTGCTTGGTATTTTGGACGAGAAACAGCACCGTGAGCGTGAGGGCGATAAAAATATCGGGTGGTATCACAAGACAGATTTTGTTATCAAGGCTGTTATCGGCGGCGAGGAATTTAACTATGAAGGGCGGTTTGATATTGGCGATGGTGAGGGCGATTTAATTGCCCACATTAAGAATTTTTACGATTATGCCTTATCGCCAAAGGGCGAACAGCTATATGGAGATGACCGAGAAAGCCTGCTCCGTGGCAGAGATGAGTTTATCCCATTCTTGGAACAGCACACCGAGCTGACCCAAGAGGACGAAAAGCTCCTTGATGAGATTATGGCTACCGAAAGTGATTGGTACAGGACAGCCAAGGAAGCCGAAGAAAAACCACAGGCGAATGCCGATAAAGTGAATGGCGCAGAAGCTCCTGCCATTGAAACAGAGCAATCCACAGACGACCTCATAGGCAGGGAAATCATCATAGATAACCGTAAATATCTCATTGAGAATATTGGCAAAATCAGCGGCGATGTGTCCCTGCGTGACATCACATTCCAGAACAATGTGGGTTTTCCGATAAACCGAGTGGAGAAAATCGGCTATATCCAAAAGCTATTGGAACAGGAAAAAACCGAATTACCACCCGAAGAAAAAACGGAAGCTCCTGCCGCAGACCGTCATAATTTCCGTATTAACGATGACGCCATCGGTGTCGGCGGAGCAAAAGAAAAGTTCCGAAACAATATGGCGGCAATCAACCTGCTGCACGAGCTTGAAATCGAAAACCGCCTTGCCACACCCGAAGAACAGGAAGTCCTATCTCGGTATGTCGGTTGGGGCGGTCTTTCTATGGCATTTGATGAACACAATGCGGCGTGGGCGGAGGAATTTAAGGAGCTATATGCCAGCCTATCCCCAGAGGAATACCGTGCCGCTATGGAGTCAACGCTGACCGCTTTTTATACGCCGCCTGTTGTTATCAAGGCGATGTATGACGCACTTGACCGCCTGGGCTTTTCACAGGGCAATATCTTGGAGCCGTCCTGCGGTACAGGTAATTTCTTTGGTCTGCTTCCCGAAAGTATGCAAAACAGCAAGCTCCACGGCGTGGAAATCGACTCTCTCACAGGCAGGATTGCAAAGCAGCTCTACCAAAAAGCGAACATTGCCATTGAGGGCTTTGAGAAAACAAATCTCCCAGACGACCATTTTGATGTAGTCCTCGGTAATGTGCCTTTTGGGGAGATAAGGGTCAATGACAGCCGATACAACGCCCAGAAATTTCTCATACACGACTACTTTTTCGCAAAGGCACTGGATAAAGTCCGTGCCGGCGGCGTTGTGATGTTCATTACCTCAAAGGGTACGATGGATAAAGCAAGTCCAGAGGTACGCAAGTATATTGCCCAGAGAGCCGAGCTGCTCGGAGCTATCCGTCTGCCTGACAACACTTTTAAGGCAAACGCAGGCACGGAGGTCACGAGCGATATTCTTATCCTGCAAAAGCGTGACCGAGTGATGGATATAGAGCCAGACTGGGTACACCTTGATACGGACGAAAACGGTGTTACGATGAACAGATATTTTGTCGAACACCCCGAAATGGTGTTGGGCGAGATAAAGATGGAAAACACACGCTTTGGTACTTTCGAGCCTGTCTGTAAAGCCCGTAAGGATATACCACTTTCCGAGCTTCTGTCCAATGCAGTTCAGAGGATAAACGGCGAAATCCCAGAGCTTGATAATAGGGTTGATGAAATCTCCGATGAGCAGGAGCTTTCTGTTCCTGCTGACCCGAATGTGCGTAACTTCTCTTTTACTCTGGTGGACGGCAGGGTTTACTTCCGAGAGAATGACCGTATGCAACCTGCTTCTGTGTCGATGACCGCAGAAAACCGTATTAAGGGACTTATCCAAATCCGTGACTGTGTGCGTAAGCTCATAGAGTATCAGACCGAAGATTACCCAGAGGAAATGATACGCACCGAGCAGGAAAACCTCAACCGTCTGTATGATGTTTATACCGCAAAATACGGTCTAATCAACAGCCGAGGAAACTATCTTGCTTTTGCTTCAGATGAGAGCTACTTCCTTTTATGTTCTCTGGAGGTGCTTGATGATGAGGGCAACTTCAAACGGAAGGCAGATATGTTCACAAAGCGGACTATCAAACCCCACCGAGAAGTAACTTCGGTTGAAACTGCAAGCGAAGCCCTTGCCCTTTCTATCGGAGAGAAAGCCCGTGTTGATTTGCCTTATATGGAGCAGCTCGCAGGCAAAACGCAGGTTGAGCTTGTGCAGGATTTACAAGGTGTTATCTTCAAAGTACCGAACTGTGAGCCTGTTTCCTATGTAGCCGCAGACGAGTATCTGTCGGGAAATGTCCGAAACAAGCTGACGGTTGCGGAGCTTGCTGCGAAGAATGACCCAGAGCTTGCGGTCAATGTGGATGCCTTGAAAAAGGTCATTCCCAAAGACCTCTCGGCGGCGGAAATCTCTGTCCGTCTGGGTGCGACTTGGATACCGCAGGAAGATATACAGCGGTTTGTGATGGAGCTTTTAACTCCGTCAAGCTATGCCGCAGGCAGATTAAAGGTACGATACACCCCGATAAACGGAGACTGGTTCATAGAGAATAAAAGCTCCGATATGGGGAATGTAAAGGCGGACAGCACCTATGGTACGAAAAGGGCTTCCGCCTATCGTATTATTGAGGACACCTTAAACCTGCGTGACACCCGTATCTTTGATTATGTGTATGACGAACACGGCAATAAAAAAGCGGTGTTCAATGCAAAGGAAACCACGGCGGCACAGGCGAAGCAGGAAGTCATCAAGCAGGCGTTTCAGGATTGGATATGGAAAGACCCAGAACGGCGAAACCGCCTTGTCCGTTATTACAACGACACTTTTAACTCTGTGCGACCCCGTGAGTATGACGGAAGCCATATCACTTTTGGAGGTATCAGCCCAGAAATCACACTAAGACCCCATCAAGTCAACGCCATCGCCCATATCCTTTATGGCGGCAATACGCTCCTTGCCCATAAGGTGGGAGCAGGCAAAACCTTTGAAATGGTAGCCGCCGCACAGGAAAGCAAACGGCTCGGCTTATGCCAGAAATCCATGTTTGTTGTGCCGAATCATCTTGTCGGTCAGTGGGCTTCTGAGTATCTGCGGCTCTATCCGAGTGCAAATATCCTTGTTACAACAAAGCAGGATTTTGAAACAGGAAACCGCAAAAAGTTCTGCGGCAGGATTGCCACGGGCGACTATGATGCAGTCATTATCGGGCATTCGCAGTTTGAAAAAATCCCGATGAGCATAGAACGCCAGAGGGAGCAGTTGGAAAAGCAGCTTGATGATATTGAGCGTGGCATTGACGATGTGCAGGCTTCCAAAGGAGAGCAGTTCACGGTCAAACAGCTAATGAAAACCCGAAAGGCAATCAAGACGAAGCTCGAAAAACTCAACGACACCAAGCGTAAGGATACGGTTATCGATTTTGAACAGCTCGGCGTTGACAGGCTTTTCATTGATGAGAGCCATTTTTATAAGAATTTGTACCTCTACACCAAGATGCGGAATGTAGGCGGTATCGCCCAGACCGAAGCCCAGAAATCAAGCGACCTCTTTATGAAATGCCGCTATTTGGACGAAATCACGGGCAACCGTGGCACGGTTTTCGCAACGGGTACGCCTGTCAGCAATTCAATGGTTGAGCTGTACTCCGTTCAGAGGTACTTGCAGTATGACACCCTTGCACAGAACGGTTTGCAGCATTTTGACAGTTGGGCTTCTACCTTTGGAGAAACGGTTACAGCTCTGGAATTAGCACCCGAAGGCACGAATTACCGAGCCAAGACGAGGTTTGCCAAGTTCTATAACCTGCCAGAGCTGATGCAGATGTTCCGTGAGGTGGCAGATATACAGACCGCCGATATGCTAAAGCTCCCTGTGCCAAAGGTCAATTACCACAATATTAAGACTAAGCCGAGTGAGATACAGACCGAAATGGTAGCTTCCCTTGCGAAGCGGGCTGAGAAAGTCAGGGCAAGGCTTGTCGAGCCGAACATTGACAATATGCTCAAGATAACCAATGACGGACGGAAACTGGCTCTTGACCAGAGAATGATTGACCCGATGCTGCCAGACGAACCAGACAGTAAAGTCAATGTCTGCGTGGATAATGTGTACCGTATCTGGGAGGAACACGCCGCTACCAAAGCGACACAGCTTGTGTTCTGCGACCTGTCCACCCCGAAAAATGACGGTACTTTCAATGTCTATGACGATATGAGGGAGAAGCTGATAGCCCGTGGTATCCCTGCGGAGCAGATACGCTTTATCCACGAAGCGACCACCGATGCACAGAAAAAAGAGTTGTTCGGCAAGGTAAGAAGCGGCGAAGTCCGTGTGCTGTTCGGCTCTACTCCGAAGATGGGAGCAGGTACGAATGTGCAGGACAGACTCATAGCAATCCATAACCTCGATTGTCCGTGGCGTCCTTCCGACCTTGAACAAAGGCAGGGGCGTATTGAACGGCAAGGCAATATGTTTCCAGAGGTGGAGGTTTACCGATATGTGACCGAGCAGACTTTTGATGCTTATCTCTATCAGTTAGTGGAGAGCAAGCAGAAATTTATCAGCCAGATAATGACGAGCAAAAGCCCTGTACGCTCTGCCGAAGATGTGGACGAGGTTGCCCTGTCCTTTGCGGAGGTTAAAATGCTTGCCACAGGTGATGCCCGTTTTAAGGAAAAGATGGATTTGGATATACAGGTTTCCAAGCTCCGAGTGTTAAAGCAGAGTTATCTTTCCGAACATTACGACCTTGAGGACAGGGTGCTGAAATACTATCCCCAGACCATTAAGGAGTATGAGGAACGCATTGCAGGCTATGAAAATGATGCAGCTCTTGCCGAGCAGCACAAGCCGCAGGGCGAGGATAAGTTCTGCCCGATGACCCTAAAAGGCGTGACCTACACCGAAAAGGCAGACGCAGGCGAGATGCTCCTTGCAATCTGTAAAGAGTATCCGATGTCCGCACCTACCGAAATTGGCAGCTACCGAGGTTTCCGAATGGAGATTTATTATGATACGGTCAACACCCATTACTGTATGAAACTTTGCGGAAAAGCAAAGCATAAGGTTGATTTAGGTGCTGATGCCCTCGGAAATCTGACCCGAATTGAAAACGAGCTGTCAAAGCTCCCTGCCAGACTGGAAGCTGCCAAGACCAAAAAGGCGGAAACTATCGCACAGCTTGAAACCGCAAAGGAGGAAATCAAGAAGCCTTTTGCCTTTGAAGATGAGCTGAAAGAAAAAACAGAACGGCTGAACGCTCTTAACATTGAGCTGAATCTGAATGAAAAAGATACTTCTGTTATGGATACCGAGCCAGAGCAGACAGAAGAACAGCCCGAAAGAAAATGTGCAAGTCGGGAGAGATAATGCGGTTTGCATATTTGTATTGCTGATTTCTGGGAAGTATAATAGGTGTAGATTAGTAAATGTCGGAGGTGAAAGGTGTGCTTGATAATTTCAGATTTGAAACCTTTGTTGATGTGCATAGCAACATCTTTGCTGAATATCTAAGCTCCGTTATCGCAAAGCTGCCCAAAGAAAATCCAGAATACCATTTCATAGAGGAAAGGATAGAGGAACTCTACAAGGAGTATCCCAAAGTGATGGCAGTTTTGGATACGGAAAAGCCGAGTGATTTATCCGAGCAGGAGTGTAAGGCTTTGATAGAAGTTTTGGAGCTTCGGAACAGGCTCAGCGATATGCAGCAGGAAGCAATCTATTTCAGAGGGTGCTATGACAGCGTTGGGTATCTCAAAAAGGCAGGAATTTTGTAACCAAGAACGGCGGCATTGGCGTGGAGCTGATGCCGCTTTTACATAGCCGCAGAGGTGGAAAAATTCACAATAAAGTATTATAATAAAAACAATAGCTTATCTAAATGAGGTAATTGATATGATGTTGATGAAATATTTTAAGATATATGATGATGAATTATGCCCATGCGGTAGTGGAAAAACTTATCTTGAGTGTTGTAAAAATCGTAAAGATAGACCTGTAAAGAAAAGTAAGAAGCCTCTTAATATACAAATCATGGAACAGTTCAGAAAAAATCAGATAAAGTGCTGCTTATATCCTGATAGTACCAGATGTGTTAAGCATATCAAAGAGGCTCACGCATTACAGAACAATAAAATAATATCTCAATTATCGGAAGATGGGCATGTGTATATTTTGAACCCTAACAAGCCACCACAAGTTATTCCCATTGAAAATGAAGAACCAGA
This window encodes:
- a CDS encoding TnpV protein yields the protein MSEITYSRQGDYLIPDLTLPTEPELPLGRYALMHRDYLEKHKRVTYLNLLTSGRLNGHLHEVEQTALQRLELLTKQLSAEQGVTEELKEKAPMQWVGLMNNIRSQAEEVILTELIYK
- a CDS encoding LPD25 domain-containing protein; this encodes MEQHLSDPSTVQQLIDFLAQVQWKTTSVFSRSNGWKFTEELRELHPLRYLYNEGDVVYIGTDKYEIATLTEEKVYLQNAEFPILGQEYSRADFEEKLTENPANDHLKVVVTEKQRTETPSEKKQDGIQFSIGFSEHPAFYDRQLNDCYTDLSFALGNKLLGILDEKQHREREGDKNIGWYHKTDFVIKAVIGGEEFNYEGRFDIGDGEGDLIAHIKNFYDYALSPKGEQLYGDDRESLLRGRDEFIPFLEQHTELTQEDEKLLDEIMATESDWYRTAKEAEEKPQANADKVNGAEAPAIETEQSTDDLIGREIIIDNRKYLIENIGKISGDVSLRDITFQNNVGFPINRVEKIGYIQKLLEQEKTELPPEEKTEAPAADRHNFRINDDAIGVGGAKEKFRNNMAAINLLHELEIENRLATPEEQEVLSRYVGWGGLSMAFDEHNAAWAEEFKELYASLSPEEYRAAMESTLTAFYTPPVVIKAMYDALDRLGFSQGNILEPSCGTGNFFGLLPESMQNSKLHGVEIDSLTGRIAKQLYQKANIAIEGFEKTNLPDDHFDVVLGNVPFGEIRVNDSRYNAQKFLIHDYFFAKALDKVRAGGVVMFITSKGTMDKASPEVRKYIAQRAELLGAIRLPDNTFKANAGTEVTSDILILQKRDRVMDIEPDWVHLDTDENGVTMNRYFVEHPEMVLGEIKMENTRFGTFEPVCKARKDIPLSELLSNAVQRINGEIPELDNRVDEISDEQELSVPADPNVRNFSFTLVDGRVYFRENDRMQPASVSMTAENRIKGLIQIRDCVRKLIEYQTEDYPEEMIRTEQENLNRLYDVYTAKYGLINSRGNYLAFASDESYFLLCSLEVLDDEGNFKRKADMFTKRTIKPHREVTSVETASEALALSIGEKARVDLPYMEQLAGKTQVELVQDLQGVIFKVPNCEPVSYVAADEYLSGNVRNKLTVAELAAKNDPELAVNVDALKKVIPKDLSAAEISVRLGATWIPQEDIQRFVMELLTPSSYAAGRLKVRYTPINGDWFIENKSSDMGNVKADSTYGTKRASAYRIIEDTLNLRDTRIFDYVYDEHGNKKAVFNAKETTAAQAKQEVIKQAFQDWIWKDPERRNRLVRYYNDTFNSVRPREYDGSHITFGGISPEITLRPHQVNAIAHILYGGNTLLAHKVGAGKTFEMVAAAQESKRLGLCQKSMFVVPNHLVGQWASEYLRLYPSANILVTTKQDFETGNRKKFCGRIATGDYDAVIIGHSQFEKIPMSIERQREQLEKQLDDIERGIDDVQASKGEQFTVKQLMKTRKAIKTKLEKLNDTKRKDTVIDFEQLGVDRLFIDESHFYKNLYLYTKMRNVGGIAQTEAQKSSDLFMKCRYLDEITGNRGTVFATGTPVSNSMVELYSVQRYLQYDTLAQNGLQHFDSWASTFGETVTALELAPEGTNYRAKTRFAKFYNLPELMQMFREVADIQTADMLKLPVPKVNYHNIKTKPSEIQTEMVASLAKRAEKVRARLVEPNIDNMLKITNDGRKLALDQRMIDPMLPDEPDSKVNVCVDNVYRIWEEHAATKATQLVFCDLSTPKNDGTFNVYDDMREKLIARGIPAEQIRFIHEATTDAQKKELFGKVRSGEVRVLFGSTPKMGAGTNVQDRLIAIHNLDCPWRPSDLEQRQGRIERQGNMFPEVEVYRYVTEQTFDAYLYQLVESKQKFISQIMTSKSPVRSAEDVDEVALSFAEVKMLATGDARFKEKMDLDIQVSKLRVLKQSYLSEHYDLEDRVLKYYPQTIKEYEERIAGYENDAALAEQHKPQGEDKFCPMTLKGVTYTEKADAGEMLLAICKEYPMSAPTEIGSYRGFRMEIYYDTVNTHYCMKLCGKAKHKVDLGADALGNLTRIENELSKLPARLEAAKTKKAETIAQLETAKEEIKKPFAFEDELKEKTERLNALNIELNLNEKDTSVMDTEPEQTEEQPERKCASRER
- a CDS encoding DUF6664 family protein translates to MSEVKGVLDNFRFETFVDVHSNIFAEYLSSVIAKLPKENPEYHFIEERIEELYKEYPKVMAVLDTEKPSDLSEQECKALIEVLELRNRLSDMQQEAIYFRGCYDSVGYLKKAGIL